Part of the Nocardioides perillae genome is shown below.
CGCGCACGGCCCGGCCGTCGACGAGCGCGACGGTCATCGGCAGCGCCCGCGGCGGCACCTGGCCGTCGAGGTCGACCAGCAGCTGGCCGGTGGGGTCGACGTAGTTGGGGTAGGTCACGCCCGTCTCCTCCAGCATCGCCGCGACCGGGCCGGGGTCGCGCTCGCGCGCCAGGCCGACGACGGGCAGGCCGGTGCGCCGTCCCACCCGCTGCAGCAGCGGCAGCTCGCGACGGCACGGCGCGCACCAGGTGGCCCACACGTTGACCAGGAGCGGGCCGGCGAGGTCGACCTGGGCGGGTCCGGTCACCGCCGTCACGTCGCCGAGCCGCACCTCACGGCCGTCGAGGTCGACCCACCCGGCCTCGGCGGCGGTGGAGCCGCGCCGCGACCCGGCCTCGCCGGACCCGGCGCACCCCGCGGCGAGGAGCCCGAGGCCGCCGGCGACGGCGCCGAGCACGAGGCGCCGGCCCACCGGCCGGGTCGTCGACGTCAGGGGGTGGCGCGAGGGGTTCACCACGTCGACGGTACGTCGCACCCGCCGCTGACCGGAGGCCGTGCGGCGCACGTCACGCCGGCGCTGCGGTCACGAGCCGAGCGGGACGCTCCACTCGAGCCGCGTGCCGTGGGGCTCCTCCGGCAGCAGCTGAAGGTCGCCGCCGAGGTCGGCGGCGCGGCGGCGTGCGTTGCGCAGGCCGCTCTCCTGGCGCTCGACGGGCATGCCGACCCCGTTGTCGGTGACCGACAGCGTCAGCCGGTCGGCCTCGAGGACGACCTCGACGACGCACGCCTCGGCGCGGGCGTGCCGCGCGACGTTGCTCAGCGCCTCGCGCAGCGTGGCCAGCAGGTGGTCGCCGACCCCGGCGTCGGCGCCGCCGTCGACGGCCGTGTCGACCGGCCCCGCGGTGCGCACGAGCGGG
Proteins encoded:
- a CDS encoding redoxin domain-containing protein — its product is MNPSRHPLTSTTRPVGRRLVLGAVAGGLGLLAAGCAGSGEAGSRRGSTAAEAGWVDLDGREVRLGDVTAVTGPAQVDLAGPLLVNVWATWCAPCRRELPLLQRVGRRTGLPVVGLARERDPGPVAAMLEETGVTYPNYVDPTGQLLVDLDGQVPPRALPMTVALVDGRAVRAHLGEITDEAAFAATALEAVSA